The Anabas testudineus chromosome 11, fAnaTes1.2, whole genome shotgun sequence genome has a segment encoding these proteins:
- the asb4 gene encoding ankyrin repeat and SOCS box protein 4 encodes MLYSLIIIICTFISDLLHAVWRALMCEPPGLQESSHFLGEAMELSPRQLALKKLKKRFLEALLANNAQEVLHILHTDKLDIDTVLEVDDPSMVLASYKQGYWLPGYRLENSWATGIHVCVMYNALETALVLLQAGAAVNLRPNGKTPLHVACEVSNSDCVALLLAHGAKINTLSLSGHTPLHYCITKESVVCAKQLIFKGAKVNVSSHNNDEDTPLHTAARFGVPELVSLYMAHGASVNAVNSFQETPLMTAAFWAYDSKEQTYSEDHHIVSRILLDHGADPNLQEEDHKTALHKAAWNCDHVLMQILLEAGADARAMDINGCAPIQYLLKVTDVRPLAIPEVCYQLLLNHNAARIYPPQFHKVLQSCYDYPRVIEVMVNSYEHLKPTKKWRAAIPDDCYKRHKVFYDSVFGVCTNTPRTLLHLTRCAIRVSLRGFCHRGVPQLPLPSLMRKYVLLEPEGMLY; translated from the exons ATGCTTTATTCTTTAATTATCATCATCTGTACATTCATTTCCGATCTCCTCCATGCTGTGTGGAGAGCCTTAATGTGTGAGCCACCTGGTTTGCAAGAGAGCAGCCATTTTCTTGGGGAGGCAATGGAGTTGAGCCCCAGACAGCTGGCTCTCAAGAAGTTGAAGAAACGGTTCCTGGAGGCCCTGCTGGCCAACAATGCTCAGGAGGTCCTGCACATCTTGCATACAGACAAACTAGACATTGACACAGTGTTGGAGGTAGATGACCCCAGCATGGTTCTGGCCTCATACAAACAAG GTTATTGGCTTCCAGGCTACAGACTGGAGAATTCCTGGGCTACCggtattcatgtgtgtgtgatgtacaACGCTCTGGAAACAGCGCTGGTGCTCCTTCAAGCAGGTGCAGCCGTCAACCTGAGGCCAAATGGGAAGACCCCGCTGCATGTGGCTTGTGAGGTCTCCAACAGCGACTGTGTGGCTTTGCTTTTAGCTCACGGGGCAAAGATCAACACCCTGTCGCTGAGCGGACACACACCACTGCACTACTGCATCACCAAAGAGTCTGTGGTCTGTGCCAAGCAACTCATCTTCAAAG GCGCAAAAGTCAACGTGTCCAGCCACAACAATGATGAGGACACACCGTTACACACAGCTGCCAGATTTGGTGTTCCAGAGTTGGTGTCTCTCTACATGGCCCATGGAGCATCTGTGAATGCAGTCAACTCCTTCCAGGAGACGCCTCTAATGACTGCAGCCTTCTGGGCTTATGACAGTAAAGAGCAAACCTACAGTGAAGATCACCACATCGTCAGTCGCATTCTGCTGGACCACGGGGCAG ATCCTAACCTCCAAGAAGAAGACCACAAAACAGCTCTGCACAAAGCAGCCTGGAACTGCGATCACGTCTTAATGCAGATTTTGCTGGAGGCCGGAGCGGATGCACGAGCCATGGACATCAATGGCTGTGCCCCCATTCAGTATCTCCTCAAAGTTACTGATGTCAGGCCTTTGGCCATACCTGAGGTGTGCTATCAGCTGCTGCTCAACCACAATGCAGCACGGATCTACCCGCCACAGTTCCACAAG gTGTTGCAGTCCTGCTATGATTACCCCAGAGTAATAGAAGTCATGGTTAATTCTTATGAACATTTAAAGCCAACGAAGAAATGGAGAGCTGCCATTCCCGATGACTGCTACAAG CGCCATAAGGTCTTCTATGACTCTGTGTTTGGTGTTTGCACTAACACTCCTCGCACCCTACTTCACCTGACCAGATGCGCCATCAGAGTCAGCCTACGTGGGTTCTGTCACAGAGGTG